Proteins encoded by one window of Streptomyces sp. ALI-76-A:
- a CDS encoding ABC transporter permease, with protein MTDTKAPPVTPVRVVGPRSARTVLLRRARELALVPALLLLIVLGAVLNDSFLTERNLISILGASAALAMVVLAESLVLITGKFDLSLESVVGIAPAVGALLVLPVAQSGWGTEFPAALALLAVLVVGAAIGAFNGILVVKFKLNAFIVTLAMLIVLRGLLVGATEGKTLFGMPDSFYSLATTTFLNVPMSVWLAAAAFAIAGFVLKYHRVGRALYAIGGNADAARAAGIRVDRVMLGVFVVAGVLAAVGGLLQTGYVGAISANQGQNMIFTVFAAAVIGGISLDGGKGTMFGALTGVLLLGVVQNLLTLAQVPSFWIQAIYGGIILVALMIARVTTGRAQD; from the coding sequence ATGACTGACACCAAGGCTCCGCCGGTCACGCCGGTACGTGTCGTCGGCCCGCGCTCGGCCCGGACCGTCCTGTTGCGCCGGGCGCGCGAACTCGCCCTGGTGCCGGCTCTGTTGCTGCTGATCGTGCTCGGAGCGGTGCTCAACGACTCCTTCCTCACCGAACGCAACCTGATCTCGATCCTCGGCGCCTCCGCCGCCCTGGCGATGGTGGTGCTGGCCGAGTCGCTGGTCCTCATCACCGGCAAGTTCGACCTGTCCCTGGAGTCGGTGGTCGGGATCGCGCCCGCCGTCGGAGCGCTCCTCGTACTGCCCGTCGCCCAGTCCGGCTGGGGCACCGAGTTCCCGGCCGCGCTCGCCCTGCTGGCCGTCCTGGTCGTCGGCGCGGCGATCGGCGCCTTCAACGGCATCCTGGTCGTCAAGTTCAAGCTGAACGCGTTCATCGTGACGCTCGCGATGCTGATCGTGCTGCGCGGTCTGCTCGTCGGCGCCACCGAGGGCAAGACGCTGTTCGGCATGCCCGACAGCTTCTACTCCCTCGCCACGACCACCTTCCTGAACGTGCCCATGTCCGTGTGGCTCGCCGCGGCCGCCTTCGCGATCGCCGGGTTCGTGCTGAAGTACCACCGCGTCGGACGCGCCCTGTACGCCATCGGCGGCAACGCGGACGCGGCCCGGGCGGCCGGTATCCGGGTCGACCGCGTGATGCTCGGCGTGTTCGTGGTCGCCGGTGTCCTCGCCGCGGTGGGCGGGCTGCTGCAGACCGGTTACGTCGGTGCCATCAGCGCCAACCAGGGCCAGAACATGATCTTCACGGTGTTCGCGGCCGCGGTGATCGGCGGCATCAGCCTCGACGGCGGGAAGGGCACCATGTTCGGCGCCCTGACCGGCGTCCTCCTCCTCGGAGTCGTGCAGAACCTGCTCACGCTCGCCCAGGTCCCGTCCTTCTGGATCCAGGCCATCTACGGCGGAATCATCCTCGTCGCCCTCATGATCGCCCGCGTCACGACAGGACGTGCCCAGGACTGA